The following proteins are co-located in the Syngnathus scovelli strain Florida chromosome 21, RoL_Ssco_1.2, whole genome shotgun sequence genome:
- the mprip gene encoding myosin phosphatase Rho-interacting protein isoform X1: MSTAKENSCRKFQANFFNKSKCQNCFKPRELHLLTDQDLTQAKPIYGGWLCLAPEGTDFDNPMQRSRKWQRRFFVLYEHGCLRFALDESPSTLPQGTVNMNLCVDVIDAEPKTGQKNSLCIITPEQEYFIRGENREIINGWSEQLVVYPRTNKQNQKKKRKVEPATSQEPGPAKVAVTGSGIPEAEKVPDSSSIIWQEELNQREAEGATVWAPAELPLGSPPHHPTGECTSGRQGSSDAGSVNGDEVDQGQHASVPQPPGGLLSPSGSCSSLGGVPRCLSPAPSDPFPSGSSLLSNGSHISGSVSSLDSDASGSTVTSTESHPATQRGNHSSYSHHDTPRSRRLEAEARKAEKRSRFRSPERHEREAVLSPERSRCGVIEKLEALELENPEKMEVDESGRSGARQGRSEHRRFHREGLDFASTLPPLRRAKSLDRRTTDSVMTPDLLNFKKGWMVKLDEQGEWKKSWFVLTDHSLRYYKDSIAEEASDLDGEIDLSTCYNVTEYQAQRNYGFQIQTQEGVYTLSAMTAGIRRNWIQAVMKNVRPSNAPDVASSTDDHGSFSPLEGLVRPDVTQDSPSSETSSVERESAPAVVKSRARERRREGRSKTFDWAEFRPIAQALAQQRAQEAESLRADLGELERSRRREERRKRYEAATGSPTEPSSLKESGRTDIQSADKLPADSSGHQFLERHQKVEEVIEQHWRQVEKTPIREERRVALPSTGPARETVELEHLLENYKQGIEELKAQLEGCHQQLLDSNKHKQELEFQLRTALDREQDVRAGYISPLEHHLGLEADVTPQMKRPELVSPQAQSLTKKYQETKELLKQQELKKRNMQAQLGLSLSHHPLKEPYFSEPPKIPALEGTMPEPVQQTLSLLLLDSTEAVQELNDLTAGKYLTVQELTKLLRCHTCNQETSEKQPFLKVLETWKCQQEIENEMIRKSLARAGETVREYESRLLNMEGLVGKVQKQSPFGPLSRIDKHSESKEQTIGILEQKIEILTSENCALKQRCQEIMNQLTEADREIDRLKAELISRQCVQQHLLMEEMKRLKADLAQSQANAIDREYFERELDEKSRRLREALLTIEQLDSTLRDTEKKLQLREATLKGLGFQADYVDGAPHLEQEQLKDLLEASQAKLFDTEKALHTTQQHCIELESRNRELIALQQKSEEVHQEKLREADNQIAMLREKLEMRISGGETSVDVACVQEGAKHVNGGRLKQVADELEKRSEAANQVLEMLSTIKVDVEKMLNDLKSTLCVKQHLSPPKEDLFCVSQKDMGLILEAEFLSQILSTTEIKQEGTHVDCQMAQEIARKSLKLLTSQIDTEAEAERDRMAESDFFLMYNWLDDETNSFILRELTDTLKAKAICLTKIASRVQSAQDDDLASSALASLTFGPKQKQSSEYLLDALQDARTSYGIIRLRVQHEKELMKKPCKVELHGCPNCPELRKVVEELQTQLADLHHQLCDACVKKTSEPETSIHVKEEPTEQTCDMIARHEKELWEVKDSYKQEAGRLKKELAEASETLCFRSEENAREIDSLTNSMEDLKEKHELERMNLIARFNQEIEELRSMIAPSNPNKASAAEEGQLHERTAHLKACIQELLTQVSVMTQEMRRRQEQGEITTLRLKYEKDLENLKATCERGFAAMEESHQKVIDELHKKHQRELENLQEEKERLLAEETAATISAIEAMKNAHRNELEKELDKARKANSNVENADMDEIRRQHEEELCSFQREIEVLSEQYSQKCLENAHLAQALEAERQALRQCQRENQELNAHNQELNNRLAAEITKMRSMTSEDGAGDANTIQGKELYELEVMLRVKESEVQYLKQEINSLKDELQAAQRDKKYATDKYKDIYTELSIVKAKAERDLGRLRDQLQLAHEALGEPSPEEVDRGGGYDIMKSKSNPDILKMAAVAAKRSERTMRSKSLKEGLTPEQRLHLFENKDTKEF, encoded by the exons ATGTCTACCGCCAAAGAAAATTCCTGCAGGAAATTCCAGGCGAACTTTTTCAACAAAAGCAAATGTCAGAACTGCTTCAAACCTCGGGAGTTGCATCTTTTGACGGATCAGGATCTGACACAG GCTAAGCCCATTTATGGCGGATGGTTGTGCTTGGCTCCTGAGGGAACCGACTTTGACAATCCTATGCAACGCTCACGG AAATGGCAACgaagattttttgttttgtacgaGCATGGTTGTCTGCGCTTTGCCCTGGACGAATCA CCAAGCACACTCCCCCAGGGGACGGTAAACATGAACCTATGCGTGGATGTCATCGACGCGGAACCGAAGACGGGCCAGAAGAACTCCTTGTGCATCATCACACCAGAGCAGGAGTACTTCATCCGAGGAGAGAATAGAGAGATCATTAATGG GTGGTCTGAACAACTGGTTGTGTATCCCCGCACCAATAAGCAGAACCAGAAGAAGAAACGTAAGGTGGAGCCCGCAACCTCCCAG GAGCCAGGGCCAGCCAAGGTAGCGGTGACCGGCTCAGGTATCCCAGAGGCTGAGAAAGTCCCAGACTCCAGTTCCATCATTTGGCAGGAAGAGCTCAACCAAAGAGAGGCTGAAGGGGCGACAGTATGGGCCCCTGCTGAGCTGCCCTTAGGCTCTCCACCGCATCATCCAACAG GCGAATGTACGTCTGGCAGACAGGGCTCCTCCGACGCAGGCTCAGTGAATGGCGACGAAGTGGATCAGGGCCAGCACGCTTCTGTCCCGCAGCCACCCGGTGGCCTCCTTTCCCCAAGCGGCTCCTGTTCCAGCCTGGGCGGTGTACCCCGCTGTCTTTCCCCCGCTCCCAGCGACCCTTTCCCGTCTGGCAGCTCGCTGCTGTCCAACGGCTCTCACATCAGCGGTTCGGTAAGCTCTCTGGACTCGGACGCCAGCGGCAGCACCGTGACCAGCACCGAGAGTCACCCAGCCACCCAGAGGGGGAACCACTCGTCGTACAGCCACCACGACACGCCTCGATCCCGAAGGCTGGAAGCCGAAGCCAGAAAGGCGGAGAAGAGGAGCCGCTTTAGGAGCCCTGAAAGGCACGAAAGGGAGGCTGTTCTCAGCCCAGAGAGGAG TCGATGTGGTGTTATTGAGAAGCTGGAGGCCCTGGAGCTTGAGAATCCAGAGAAAATGGAGGTGGACGAGTCAGGCAGGAGTGGAGCCAGACAAGGCCGCAGTGAGCACAGACGTTTCCACAGAGAG GGTCTGGATTTCGCCTCGACGCTGCCGCCACTGAGGAGAGCCAAGTCCCTTGACCGACGGACTACCGATTCAGTCATGACA CCGGATCTACTGAACTTCAAGAAAGGATGGATGGTGAAGCTGGATGAGCAAGGAGAG TGGAAGAAATCCTGGTTTGTTCTAACAGATCACAGCCTGCGATATTATAAGGATTCCATTGCAGAAGAG GCTTCTGACCTGGATGGTGAGATTGATCTGTCAACATGCTACAATGTCACTGAATACCAGGCTCAGCGGAATTATGGTTTCCAAATACAA ACTCAGGAAGGAGTTTACACACTGTCGGCCATGACAGCTGGTATACGAAGAAATTGGATCCAGGCAGTTATGAAGAATGTCAGACCATCTAATGCTCCTGATGTAGCAAG CTCAACGGATGATCATGGTTCTTTTTCTCCTCTGGAGGGGCTAGTGAGGCCAGACGTGACCCAGGACTCTCCCTCATCCGAAACCTCATCTGTAGAAAGAGAATCCGCTCCAGCCGTCGTAAAAAGCCGAGCACGTGAGCGTAGGCGAGAGGGCCGATCCAAGACTTTTGATTGGGCCGAGTTCAGGCCTATCGCCCAAGCACTTGCACAGCAACGGGCGCAGGAGGCCGAGAGCCTTCGGGCAGATCTAGGAGAGCTGGAGCGTAGTCGGCGAAGGGAGGAAAGGCGAAAGAGGTACGAGGCTGCCACCGGCTCGCCCACGGAGCCCTCGTCGCTCAAAGAAAGCGGGAGAACGGACATTCAAAGTGCGGACAAATTGCCGGCGGATTCGTCAGGTCATCAATTTCTAGAGAGACATCAGAAAGTAGAGGAGGTGATTGAGCAACATTGGAGACAGGTGGAGAAGACGCCCATCCGGGAAGAGCGAAGGgtcgctctgccttcaacaggtCCCGCCAGAGAGACTGTGGAGCTCGAACACCTGCTGGAGAATTACAAGCAAGGG ATCGAAGAACTTAAAGCACAATTGGAAGGCTGTCACCAGCAGCTGCTTGACTCCAACAAGCACAAGCAGGAGCTTGAATTTCAGCTGAGAACAGCTCTTGACAGAGAGCAGGACGTACGAGCAGGTTACATATCTCCG CTGGAACACCATTTGGGTCTGGAGGCTGATGTGACGCCCCAGATGAAGAGGCCCGAACTGGTTAGTCCTCAAGCACAAAGTTTGACAAAGAAGTACCAGGAGACCAAAGAACTCCTGAAGCAGCAAGAGTTGAAAAAGCGCAATATGCAGGCACAGCTTGGCCTTTCACTTTCTCACCACCCGCTTAAGGAACCTTATTTTTCTGAGCCCCCAAAGATACCCGCTCTGGAAGGCACTATGCCTGAACCTGTCCAGCAAACCCTTAGCCTTTTACTCCTGGACAGTACGGAAGCAGTTCAAGAACTCAATGACCTGACAGCTGGCAAATATCTGACTGTACAGGAACTGACCAAGCTGTTAAGATGCCACACGTGTAATCAAGAAACATCCGAGAAACAACCATTTCTGAAGGTGTTGGAGACCTGGAAATGTCAACAGGAGATAGAGAATGAGATGATCAGAAAGAGTTTGGCCCGAGCCGGAGAAACCGTTCGGGAATACGAGTCCCGTCTTTTAAACATGGAGGGTTTGGTGGGGAAGGTTCAGAAGCAAAGCCCTTTTGGTCCCCTCTCAAGAATTGATAAGCATTCAGAGAGCAAAGAGCAGACCATTGGAATTCTTGAGCAGAAGATCGAAATTCTAACAAGTGAAAACTGCGCGCTGAAACAGAGGTGCCAAGAAATAATGAACCAACTGACCGAGGCAGACCGAGAAATAGACAGACTGAAAGCCGAGCTTATCAGCCGTCAGTGTGTCCAACAGCATCTCCTTATGGAAGAGATGAAAAGACTCAAGGCTGACCTGGCCCAAAGCCAGGCTAATGCCATTGACAGAGAGTATTTTGAGAGGGAGCTGGATGAGAAATCACGGAGGCTCCGTGAAGCTCTGCTTACCATAGAGCAGCTTGACAGCACCCtaagagacacggagaaaaaaCTGCAGTTGAGAGAAGCCACGTTGAAAGGTCTGGGATTCCAGGCAGATTATGTGGATGGGGCACCACACCTGGAGCAGGAGCAGCTTAAAGACCTACTTGAAGCCTCACAGGCAAAGTTATTTGACACTGAGAAAGCCCTCCATACCACACAACAACACTGTATTGAACTCGAGTCCAGGAACCGTGAATTAATCGCATTGCAGCAGAAATCAGAGGAGGTCCATCAAGAGAAGCTTAGAGAGGCAGACAATCAAATAGCGATGCTACGAGAGAAGTTAGAAATGAGGATAAGTGGAGGTGAAACGTCTGTAGATGTTGCCTGTGTTCAGGAAGGAGCTAAGCATGTTAATGGAGGTCGTTTAAAGCAAGTAGCGGATGAGCTTGAGAAGAGGTCAGAGGCAGCTAATCAGGTTTTAGAAATGTTATCAACCATCAAAGTtgatgtcgagaaaatgctgaaTGACTTAAAAAGCACTTTATGTGTCAAGCAACACCTTAGTCCTCCAAAAGAAGACCTTTTTTGCGTCAGTCAAAAAGACATGGGCTTGATTTTAGAGGCAGAATTCCTGAGCCAGATTCTGAGTACCACTGAAATCAAACAAGAAGGAACTCACGTTGACTGTCAAATGGCGCAAGAGATTGCTCGTAAGTCCTTAAAGCTTTTGACAAGTCAGATTGATACCGAAGCGGAAGCTGAGAGGGACAGAATGGCTGAGTCAGACTTCTTTTTGATGTACAACTGGCTCGATGATGAAACAAACAGCTTTATTCTTCGAGAATTGACCGACACGCTGAAGGCAAAGGCGATCTGTCTGACAAAAATTGCATCGAGGGTTCAGTCGGCCCAAGATGACGACTTGGCGTCTTCCGCGCTAGCTAGCCTTACGTTTGGTCCAAAGCAGAAGCAGTCTTCAGAGTATCTGCTTGATGCACTTCAAGATGCGCGTACGTCATATGGGATTATTAGGCTGCGGGTGCAGCATGAAAAAGAGCTTATGAAAAAGCCCTGCAAAGTTGAACTTCACGGGTGTCCAAACTGCCCGGAATTGAGAAAGGTTGTTGAAGAGCTGCAGACCCAACTGGCAGATCTTCATCATCAGTTGTGTGACGCGTGTGTGAAAAAGACATCCGAGCCAGAAACCTCTATCCACGTAAAAGAGGAGCCCACTGAGCAAACCTGCGACATGATAGCCAGACATGAAAAGGAACTGTGGGAGGTCAAAGACAGCTACAAGCAGGAAGCTGGCAGACTGAAGAAAGAATTAGCTGAAGCCAGTGAAACTCTTTGCTTCCGCTCAGAGGAGAATGCCAGAGAGATTGATTCACTGACCAACTCCATGGAGGACCTCAAGGAGAAGCACGAGTTGGAACGGATGAACCTCATCGCGAGGTTTAACCAGGAGATAGAGGAGCTAAGGAGCATGATCGCTCCTTCGAACCCAAACAAGGCATCTGCAGCTGAGGAGGGTCAGTTACATGAGCGGACAGCCCATCTCAAAGCGTGCATCCAGGAGCTGCTGACGCAAGTTTCAGTTATGACCCAAGAGATGAGACGTCGCCAAGAACAGGGCGAGATAACCACTCTACGGCTGAAATACGAGAAAGACCTGGAAAATCTAAAG GCAACTTGTGAGAGGGGCTTTGCCGCAATGGAAGAATCTCATCAGAAGGTGATCGATGAACTTCACAAGAAACACCAAAGAGAGCTAGAGAACCTGCAGGAGGAAAAAGAACGACTGTTGGCAGAGGAAACCGCCGCCACCATTTCTG CAATCGAGGCAATGAAAAATGCCCACCGGAACGAGCTGGAGAAAGAGCTGGACAAGGCTCGGAAGGCCAACAGCAACGTAGAGAACGCTGACATGGATGAGATCCGCAGACAGCATGA AGAGGAACTGTGCTCCTTTCAGCGAGAAATCGAGGTGCTGTCGGAGCAGTATTCCCAGAAGTGCCTCGAAAACGCCCACCTGGCCCAGGCGCTGGAGGCAGAGAGGCAAGCCCTCAGGCAATGTCAGCGAGAGAATCAGGAGCTCAATGCTCACAACCAG GAATTAAACAATCGTCTGGCTGCGGAGATCACCAAGATGCGTTCGATGACTTCGGAGGACGGAGCGGGAGACGCAAACACAATACAGGGGAAAGAGCTCTACGAGTTAGAA GTAATGCTAAGGGTGAAGGAATCTGAGGTCCAATACTTAAAGCAGGAAATCAACTCTTTGAAAGATGAACTCCAGGCTGCACAAAGA GACAAAAAATATGCGACAGATAAGTACAAAGACATCTACACCGAGCTGAGCATCGTCAAGGCCAAAGCCGAGCGGGATCTGGGCCGGCTCAGAGACCAGCTGCAGCTGGCTCACGAGGCGCTCGGTGAACCATCGCCGGAGGAAGTGGACCGAGGAGGAGGATACG ACATCATGAAATCCAAAAGCAATCCTGACATTCTCAAGATGGCAGCTGTCGCAGCCAAACGTTCCGAACGCACCATGAGGTCAAAG AGTCTAAAGGAAGGACTGACACCTGAGCAAAGACTCCACCTATTTGAAAATAAGGACACTAAGGAGTTCTGA
- the mprip gene encoding myosin phosphatase Rho-interacting protein isoform X3 — MSTAKENSCRKFQANFFNKSKCQNCFKPRELHLLTDQDLTQAKPIYGGWLCLAPEGTDFDNPMQRSRKWQRRFFVLYEHGCLRFALDESPSTLPQGTVNMNLCVDVIDAEPKTGQKNSLCIITPEQEYFIRGENREIINGWSEQLVVYPRTNKQNQKKKRKVEPATSQEPGPAKVAVTGSGIPEAEKVPDSSSIIWQEELNQREAEGATVWAPAELPLGSPPHHPTGECTSGRQGSSDAGSVNGDEVDQGQHASVPQPPGGLLSPSGSCSSLGGVPRCLSPAPSDPFPSGSSLLSNGSHISGSVSSLDSDASGSTVTSTESHPATQRGNHSSYSHHDTPRSRRLEAEARKAEKRSRFRSPERHEREAVLSPERSRCGVIEKLEALELENPEKMEVDESGRSGARQGRSEHRRFHREGLDFASTLPPLRRAKSLDRRTTDSVMTPDLLNFKKGWMVKLDEQGEWKKSWFVLTDHSLRYYKDSIAEEASDLDGEIDLSTCYNVTEYQAQRNYGFQIQTQEGVYTLSAMTAGIRRNWIQAVMKNVRPSNAPDVASSTDDHGSFSPLEGLVRPDVTQDSPSSETSSVERESAPAVVKSRARERRREGRSKTFDWAEFRPIAQALAQQRAQEAESLRADLGELERSRRREERRKRYEAATGSPTEPSSLKESGRTDIQSADKLPADSSGHQFLERHQKVEEVIEQHWRQVEKTPIREERRVALPSTGPARETVELEHLLENYKQGIEELKAQLEGCHQQLLDSNKHKQELEFQLRTALDREQDVRAGYISPLEHHLGLEADVTPQMKRPELATCERGFAAMEESHQKVIDELHKKHQRELENLQEEKERLLAEETAATISAIEAMKNAHRNELEKELDKARKANSNVENADMDEIRRQHEEELCSFQREIEVLSEQYSQKCLENAHLAQALEAERQALRQCQRENQELNAHNQELNNRLAAEITKMRSMTSEDGAGDANTIQGKELYELEVMLRVKESEVQYLKQEINSLKDELQAAQRDKKYATDKYKDIYTELSIVKAKAERDLGRLRDQLQLAHEALGEPSPEEVDRGGGYDIMKSKSNPDILKMAAVAAKRSERTMRSKSLKEGLTPEQRLHLFENKDTKEF; from the exons ATGTCTACCGCCAAAGAAAATTCCTGCAGGAAATTCCAGGCGAACTTTTTCAACAAAAGCAAATGTCAGAACTGCTTCAAACCTCGGGAGTTGCATCTTTTGACGGATCAGGATCTGACACAG GCTAAGCCCATTTATGGCGGATGGTTGTGCTTGGCTCCTGAGGGAACCGACTTTGACAATCCTATGCAACGCTCACGG AAATGGCAACgaagattttttgttttgtacgaGCATGGTTGTCTGCGCTTTGCCCTGGACGAATCA CCAAGCACACTCCCCCAGGGGACGGTAAACATGAACCTATGCGTGGATGTCATCGACGCGGAACCGAAGACGGGCCAGAAGAACTCCTTGTGCATCATCACACCAGAGCAGGAGTACTTCATCCGAGGAGAGAATAGAGAGATCATTAATGG GTGGTCTGAACAACTGGTTGTGTATCCCCGCACCAATAAGCAGAACCAGAAGAAGAAACGTAAGGTGGAGCCCGCAACCTCCCAG GAGCCAGGGCCAGCCAAGGTAGCGGTGACCGGCTCAGGTATCCCAGAGGCTGAGAAAGTCCCAGACTCCAGTTCCATCATTTGGCAGGAAGAGCTCAACCAAAGAGAGGCTGAAGGGGCGACAGTATGGGCCCCTGCTGAGCTGCCCTTAGGCTCTCCACCGCATCATCCAACAG GCGAATGTACGTCTGGCAGACAGGGCTCCTCCGACGCAGGCTCAGTGAATGGCGACGAAGTGGATCAGGGCCAGCACGCTTCTGTCCCGCAGCCACCCGGTGGCCTCCTTTCCCCAAGCGGCTCCTGTTCCAGCCTGGGCGGTGTACCCCGCTGTCTTTCCCCCGCTCCCAGCGACCCTTTCCCGTCTGGCAGCTCGCTGCTGTCCAACGGCTCTCACATCAGCGGTTCGGTAAGCTCTCTGGACTCGGACGCCAGCGGCAGCACCGTGACCAGCACCGAGAGTCACCCAGCCACCCAGAGGGGGAACCACTCGTCGTACAGCCACCACGACACGCCTCGATCCCGAAGGCTGGAAGCCGAAGCCAGAAAGGCGGAGAAGAGGAGCCGCTTTAGGAGCCCTGAAAGGCACGAAAGGGAGGCTGTTCTCAGCCCAGAGAGGAG TCGATGTGGTGTTATTGAGAAGCTGGAGGCCCTGGAGCTTGAGAATCCAGAGAAAATGGAGGTGGACGAGTCAGGCAGGAGTGGAGCCAGACAAGGCCGCAGTGAGCACAGACGTTTCCACAGAGAG GGTCTGGATTTCGCCTCGACGCTGCCGCCACTGAGGAGAGCCAAGTCCCTTGACCGACGGACTACCGATTCAGTCATGACA CCGGATCTACTGAACTTCAAGAAAGGATGGATGGTGAAGCTGGATGAGCAAGGAGAG TGGAAGAAATCCTGGTTTGTTCTAACAGATCACAGCCTGCGATATTATAAGGATTCCATTGCAGAAGAG GCTTCTGACCTGGATGGTGAGATTGATCTGTCAACATGCTACAATGTCACTGAATACCAGGCTCAGCGGAATTATGGTTTCCAAATACAA ACTCAGGAAGGAGTTTACACACTGTCGGCCATGACAGCTGGTATACGAAGAAATTGGATCCAGGCAGTTATGAAGAATGTCAGACCATCTAATGCTCCTGATGTAGCAAG CTCAACGGATGATCATGGTTCTTTTTCTCCTCTGGAGGGGCTAGTGAGGCCAGACGTGACCCAGGACTCTCCCTCATCCGAAACCTCATCTGTAGAAAGAGAATCCGCTCCAGCCGTCGTAAAAAGCCGAGCACGTGAGCGTAGGCGAGAGGGCCGATCCAAGACTTTTGATTGGGCCGAGTTCAGGCCTATCGCCCAAGCACTTGCACAGCAACGGGCGCAGGAGGCCGAGAGCCTTCGGGCAGATCTAGGAGAGCTGGAGCGTAGTCGGCGAAGGGAGGAAAGGCGAAAGAGGTACGAGGCTGCCACCGGCTCGCCCACGGAGCCCTCGTCGCTCAAAGAAAGCGGGAGAACGGACATTCAAAGTGCGGACAAATTGCCGGCGGATTCGTCAGGTCATCAATTTCTAGAGAGACATCAGAAAGTAGAGGAGGTGATTGAGCAACATTGGAGACAGGTGGAGAAGACGCCCATCCGGGAAGAGCGAAGGgtcgctctgccttcaacaggtCCCGCCAGAGAGACTGTGGAGCTCGAACACCTGCTGGAGAATTACAAGCAAGGG ATCGAAGAACTTAAAGCACAATTGGAAGGCTGTCACCAGCAGCTGCTTGACTCCAACAAGCACAAGCAGGAGCTTGAATTTCAGCTGAGAACAGCTCTTGACAGAGAGCAGGACGTACGAGCAGGTTACATATCTCCG CTGGAACACCATTTGGGTCTGGAGGCTGATGTGACGCCCCAGATGAAGAGGCCCGAACTG GCAACTTGTGAGAGGGGCTTTGCCGCAATGGAAGAATCTCATCAGAAGGTGATCGATGAACTTCACAAGAAACACCAAAGAGAGCTAGAGAACCTGCAGGAGGAAAAAGAACGACTGTTGGCAGAGGAAACCGCCGCCACCATTTCTG CAATCGAGGCAATGAAAAATGCCCACCGGAACGAGCTGGAGAAAGAGCTGGACAAGGCTCGGAAGGCCAACAGCAACGTAGAGAACGCTGACATGGATGAGATCCGCAGACAGCATGA AGAGGAACTGTGCTCCTTTCAGCGAGAAATCGAGGTGCTGTCGGAGCAGTATTCCCAGAAGTGCCTCGAAAACGCCCACCTGGCCCAGGCGCTGGAGGCAGAGAGGCAAGCCCTCAGGCAATGTCAGCGAGAGAATCAGGAGCTCAATGCTCACAACCAG GAATTAAACAATCGTCTGGCTGCGGAGATCACCAAGATGCGTTCGATGACTTCGGAGGACGGAGCGGGAGACGCAAACACAATACAGGGGAAAGAGCTCTACGAGTTAGAA GTAATGCTAAGGGTGAAGGAATCTGAGGTCCAATACTTAAAGCAGGAAATCAACTCTTTGAAAGATGAACTCCAGGCTGCACAAAGA GACAAAAAATATGCGACAGATAAGTACAAAGACATCTACACCGAGCTGAGCATCGTCAAGGCCAAAGCCGAGCGGGATCTGGGCCGGCTCAGAGACCAGCTGCAGCTGGCTCACGAGGCGCTCGGTGAACCATCGCCGGAGGAAGTGGACCGAGGAGGAGGATACG ACATCATGAAATCCAAAAGCAATCCTGACATTCTCAAGATGGCAGCTGTCGCAGCCAAACGTTCCGAACGCACCATGAGGTCAAAG AGTCTAAAGGAAGGACTGACACCTGAGCAAAGACTCCACCTATTTGAAAATAAGGACACTAAGGAGTTCTGA